The Microbacterium sp. LWO12-1.2 genome includes a window with the following:
- a CDS encoding Ltp family lipoprotein: protein MSDPTPAPGWYPAPHANNEHRYWDGTQWLEPQPAAPTPVLTDAASVAPEPAGLATDPAPGPKPTSVLSIVALIAGIIAFFTGIVPILGAILGLGAIALGVFALVKKQRKGLAVAGIVLGTVAVITSIAVTAGISANLPASDEKPVATVQETTEPADEVTEEPPATIVVPDVVGLPVADAITALEAAGLDAPALASFEDPAALVVSTSLAAGSEATEGATITIVVPEKPKLTLGQQNAIAKAQDYLDYSGFSRTGLIGQLEYEGFSTADATFGTDNAGADWTAEAAEKAADYLAYSSFSRQSLYDQLAYEGFLDAEIVYALGQVGY from the coding sequence ATGTCAGACCCTACGCCCGCGCCCGGGTGGTACCCGGCACCGCACGCCAACAACGAGCACCGGTACTGGGACGGCACACAGTGGCTCGAGCCGCAGCCCGCGGCTCCGACCCCTGTCCTGACCGACGCCGCGTCCGTCGCGCCTGAGCCGGCCGGACTAGCGACTGATCCCGCGCCCGGGCCGAAGCCGACTTCGGTCCTGTCGATCGTCGCGCTCATCGCTGGCATTATCGCGTTCTTCACCGGAATCGTCCCGATTCTGGGAGCGATCCTCGGCCTCGGCGCGATCGCGCTGGGCGTGTTCGCACTCGTGAAGAAGCAGCGCAAGGGTCTCGCCGTAGCAGGCATCGTGCTCGGCACAGTCGCCGTCATCACCTCGATCGCCGTCACCGCCGGGATCTCCGCCAACCTTCCAGCATCTGACGAGAAGCCAGTAGCAACCGTGCAGGAGACGACCGAGCCGGCCGACGAAGTCACCGAGGAGCCGCCCGCCACGATCGTCGTCCCCGACGTCGTCGGGCTGCCCGTCGCAGACGCGATCACCGCCCTCGAGGCTGCCGGACTAGACGCACCGGCGTTGGCATCATTCGAAGACCCGGCCGCTCTGGTCGTTTCGACCAGCCTCGCGGCAGGATCAGAGGCAACCGAAGGTGCAACGATCACTATCGTCGTGCCGGAAAAGCCCAAGCTCACACTGGGCCAGCAGAACGCGATCGCGAAGGCACAGGACTACCTCGACTACTCCGGGTTCTCACGTACAGGCCTGATCGGCCAGCTCGAATACGAAGGCTTCTCAACTGCGGACGCCACGTTCGGCACCGACAATGCCGGCGCAGACTGGACCGCCGAAGCCGCCGAGAAGGCCGCCGACTACCTCGCCTACTCCTCGTTCTCGCGCCAGAGCTTGTATGACCAGCTCGCCTACGAGGGATTCCTCGACGCCGAGATCGTGTACGCACTCGGCCAGGTCGGCTACTGA
- a CDS encoding prephenate dehydrogenase — protein MPTGRQGVSVAPRLSGTVRVVGAGLLGASIGHALRAKGVDVVLTDASPAQLRLAIDYGAGRAAADDDRPSLVVVAVPPDVTADVIEAELARFPEAVVTDVASVKLEPFRELQSRGVDLARYIGSHPLAGRERGGAISARADLFIGRPWVVCRDGDTTASDLALVEALALDVGAMPLEMTPEEHDRSVALTSHVPQVVASLLAGRLAEAEEGALRLSGQGVRDTTRIAASAPELWVQILGANAGPVVEILDSLAADLREVSDALREPTAPGARRVVAETIRNGNDGVERLPGKHGQNQRFESLIVMVDDRAGQLGRLFGDLGDLGVSVEDLRLEHSPGAQFGLAEISVEPAALHGAISGLQERGWRIAGTTND, from the coding sequence ATGCCCACCGGGCGGCAGGGGGTGTCTGTCGCGCCGCGACTCTCCGGCACCGTCCGCGTCGTCGGCGCGGGTCTGCTCGGTGCCAGCATCGGCCATGCGCTGCGTGCCAAGGGTGTGGACGTCGTGCTCACGGATGCCTCGCCTGCGCAGCTGCGTCTCGCGATCGACTACGGCGCCGGGCGTGCCGCAGCAGATGACGATCGTCCGTCGTTGGTCGTTGTGGCCGTTCCGCCCGACGTGACCGCCGACGTGATCGAAGCCGAGCTCGCCCGATTCCCCGAGGCTGTCGTCACCGACGTCGCGAGCGTGAAGCTGGAGCCGTTCCGCGAGCTGCAGTCACGCGGCGTCGACCTCGCCCGGTACATCGGTTCGCACCCGCTCGCCGGTCGTGAGCGCGGGGGAGCGATCTCGGCCCGCGCCGACCTGTTCATCGGCCGCCCGTGGGTGGTGTGCCGCGACGGCGACACCACGGCATCCGATCTCGCTCTCGTGGAAGCACTCGCCCTCGACGTCGGTGCGATGCCGCTCGAGATGACCCCGGAGGAGCACGACCGCTCGGTCGCGCTCACCTCGCACGTGCCGCAGGTCGTAGCCAGCCTGCTGGCCGGTCGACTCGCCGAGGCCGAGGAGGGCGCGCTGCGCCTGTCAGGGCAGGGCGTGCGTGACACCACCCGCATCGCCGCATCCGCTCCCGAACTCTGGGTGCAGATCCTCGGCGCCAACGCGGGCCCTGTCGTGGAGATCCTCGATTCCCTCGCCGCCGATCTGCGCGAGGTCTCCGACGCGCTGCGTGAGCCGACCGCACCCGGAGCCCGCCGTGTGGTGGCCGAGACCATCCGGAATGGAAACGACGGCGTCGAGCGTCTCCCCGGCAAGCACGGCCAGAACCAGCGCTTCGAATCGCTCATCGTCATGGTCGACGACAGGGCAGGACAACTCGGTCGTCTCTTCGGCGACCTCGGCGACCTCGGCGTCAGCGTCGAAGATCTGCGTCTCGAGCACTCTCCAGGCGCCCAATTCGGCCTCGCCGAGATCAGCGTCGAGCCGGCGGCACTGCACGGTGCCATCTCGGGGCTGCAGGAGCGCGGCTGGCGGATTGCGGGGACCACGAATGACTGA
- a CDS encoding pseudouridine synthase, which translates to MNDSETPDAPENSDAPEGIRLQKVLAAAGVASRRVVEQYIVEGRIRVNGQTVTELGRRIDPETDKVDVDGTAIQLDVSKRYVMLNKPTGVVSSMRDENDRPDLRRFTEDYEERLYNVGRLDAETSGLLILTNDGELAHVLAHPSFGVTKVYIAKVEGIVTAQTIAKLTKGIELEDGEIAADKARLLDTSRDSSLVELTLHSGRNRIVRRMLAAVGHPVSELVRRQFGPLHLGTLPAGKTRELSKIELGALLTLSRRDSGVAEAPGEQENE; encoded by the coding sequence ATGAACGACTCCGAAACCCCCGACGCTCCCGAGAACTCCGACGCTCCCGAAGGCATCCGCCTCCAGAAGGTGCTGGCTGCGGCCGGTGTCGCCTCGCGACGTGTGGTCGAGCAGTACATCGTGGAAGGGCGCATCCGTGTCAACGGGCAGACCGTGACGGAACTCGGACGCCGCATCGACCCCGAGACCGACAAGGTCGACGTCGATGGCACCGCGATCCAGCTCGACGTCTCCAAGAGGTACGTGATGCTGAACAAGCCGACGGGTGTCGTCAGCAGCATGCGCGACGAGAACGACCGTCCGGACCTGCGCCGCTTCACCGAGGACTACGAAGAGCGCCTCTACAACGTGGGCCGCCTGGATGCGGAGACGAGCGGACTGCTCATCCTCACCAACGACGGCGAGCTCGCGCACGTGCTCGCCCACCCGTCGTTCGGAGTCACCAAGGTCTACATCGCGAAGGTCGAAGGCATCGTCACCGCGCAGACGATCGCGAAGCTGACCAAGGGCATCGAGCTCGAGGACGGCGAGATCGCGGCAGACAAGGCGCGGCTCCTCGACACCTCCCGTGACTCCAGCCTGGTGGAGCTGACACTGCACTCCGGCCGCAACCGCATCGTGCGTCGGATGCTCGCCGCCGTCGGTCATCCGGTCTCGGAACTGGTCCGTCGGCAGTTCGGTCCGCTGCACCTGGGAACGCTCCCGGCGGGAAAGACCCGGGAACTGAGTAAAATCGAACTCGGCGCGCTTCTCACCTTGTCGCGCCGTGATTCCGGTGTCGCCGAGGCGCCAGGCGAGCAGGAGAACGAGTGA
- a CDS encoding HNH endonuclease signature motif containing protein: MSEHPDPHHDLEEHRRLLDEWLEVRRQIAALEATSAALLSERAIIHDDDVAESPYHRDAIYRSMVAEYSAAGHVSKGSIEFAFADAHALNAYFPAVREAFERGSITAAHVREIARAGALVSEAVRNERVDAATLALYETAILVVAEEDTPARTRAHARQVAAALVGESIQDRHARAADERCVRVRSLDDGLALLTAVLPEELAVAIQDRLTQMARQITRTRADRDPVLDPAEPDSDDLIRPEDIPLDDPSFAIFGESDTFTTDPLAGHTDPLDAPAHSDAVEHIPADSRTMDQIRADLFIDLLLAADPGEAHGSGLDNIQARIQVTVAATALAGIDDRIAELDGHGPLHPDVARELAGRNTGWSRLFLDAEGMIIETDTYTPTEGMRRFLRARDQHCRFPGCRMPVHRCEIDHNHDHAKGGKTRVDNLSHFCTGHHALKHPDVDDRHRWSARARPDGTIAWTSPLGNVYQDRQPRRVMFV; the protein is encoded by the coding sequence ATGTCCGAACACCCCGATCCGCACCACGACCTTGAGGAGCACCGCCGACTCCTCGACGAGTGGCTCGAGGTCCGGCGACAGATCGCGGCGTTGGAGGCCACCTCGGCGGCTCTGCTCAGCGAGCGGGCGATCATCCATGACGACGATGTCGCAGAAAGCCCCTACCACCGCGACGCGATCTACCGATCGATGGTCGCGGAGTACTCGGCGGCCGGCCACGTCTCGAAGGGGTCCATCGAGTTCGCGTTCGCCGATGCGCATGCGTTGAACGCCTACTTCCCTGCGGTGCGCGAGGCGTTCGAACGCGGCTCGATCACCGCCGCGCACGTGCGCGAGATCGCCAGGGCCGGCGCTCTCGTCAGCGAAGCGGTACGCAACGAGCGGGTGGATGCCGCAACGCTCGCGCTCTACGAGACCGCGATCCTCGTCGTCGCCGAAGAAGACACTCCGGCGCGGACCCGCGCGCATGCACGCCAGGTCGCTGCTGCGCTCGTGGGCGAATCGATCCAAGACCGTCATGCGCGCGCGGCCGACGAGAGGTGCGTACGGGTGCGCTCACTCGACGACGGTCTCGCCCTGCTGACAGCGGTGCTTCCGGAAGAGCTCGCCGTGGCGATCCAAGATCGGCTCACGCAGATGGCTCGGCAGATCACTCGCACGCGCGCCGACCGGGATCCTGTCCTCGACCCTGCGGAGCCGGACTCGGATGACCTCATCCGACCGGAAGACATCCCACTCGACGACCCCTCCTTCGCGATCTTCGGCGAGTCCGACACCTTCACCACCGATCCCCTGGCCGGGCACACCGATCCGCTCGACGCCCCGGCCCACAGCGACGCGGTTGAGCACATCCCCGCCGATAGCCGCACGATGGATCAGATCCGCGCCGACCTCTTCATCGACCTCCTGCTCGCCGCAGACCCCGGTGAAGCGCACGGCAGCGGACTCGACAACATCCAGGCGCGCATCCAGGTCACCGTCGCAGCCACCGCTCTCGCCGGCATCGATGATCGAATCGCCGAACTCGACGGCCACGGCCCTCTCCACCCTGATGTCGCCCGCGAGCTCGCCGGACGCAATACCGGATGGAGCAGGCTGTTCCTCGATGCCGAGGGCATGATCATCGAGACCGACACCTACACCCCGACCGAGGGGATGCGCCGCTTCCTCCGCGCCCGAGACCAGCATTGTCGATTCCCCGGCTGCCGCATGCCGGTGCACCGCTGCGAGATCGACCACAACCATGACCATGCCAAAGGCGGCAAGACCAGGGTCGACAACCTGAGCCACTTCTGCACCGGGCATCACGCGCTCAAACATCCCGACGTCGACGACCGGCACCGATGGAGTGCCCGCGCACGGCCGGACGGGACCATCGCGTGGACGAGCCCCCTGGGCAACGTCTATCAGGATCGACAACCGCGACGAGTGATGTTCGTCTGA
- a CDS encoding NUDIX hydrolase yields the protein MTIVPPAPGEPRRPEGPRDPGDAWVIADSGERYWGRFGAAGLLVVDAERGVLLQHRVAWSHFGGTWGLPGGALHEGERAIVGALREAQEEAGVPDGAVRPRLTSVLDLDIWSYTTVVADVNEPFEPVISDPESVALEWVPIDEVDARPLHPGFGSAWPSLRALLAVRPSLVVDAANVVGSVPDGWWKDRAGAAGRLRSELAGISVPADAFGVGGTQWFPQVALVVEGQARALEDVADSIDVIRAAASGDDAIVEEASRRVAGGEAVLVITSDRGLRARVEEIGARVQSAGWLRGVLSD from the coding sequence GTGACGATCGTTCCTCCAGCCCCCGGCGAGCCCCGTCGTCCTGAGGGGCCGCGTGACCCGGGCGATGCCTGGGTGATCGCGGATTCCGGCGAGCGGTACTGGGGGCGCTTCGGCGCCGCCGGCCTGCTGGTCGTCGATGCCGAGCGCGGTGTGCTGCTGCAGCACCGGGTGGCGTGGAGTCATTTCGGCGGCACCTGGGGTCTGCCCGGAGGTGCGCTGCACGAGGGCGAGAGAGCCATCGTCGGTGCGCTGCGGGAAGCGCAGGAGGAAGCCGGAGTTCCCGACGGCGCGGTGCGTCCGCGCCTGACCAGTGTGCTGGATCTCGACATCTGGTCATACACCACGGTCGTCGCCGATGTGAACGAGCCGTTCGAGCCCGTGATCAGTGACCCCGAGAGCGTGGCCCTCGAATGGGTGCCGATCGACGAGGTCGACGCCCGTCCGCTGCACCCCGGGTTCGGGAGTGCGTGGCCGTCATTGCGTGCTCTGCTCGCTGTGCGCCCGTCACTGGTCGTCGACGCCGCGAACGTGGTCGGCTCCGTACCCGACGGATGGTGGAAGGATCGTGCGGGTGCCGCCGGACGTCTGCGCTCCGAGCTCGCTGGCATCTCGGTGCCGGCCGACGCGTTCGGGGTGGGCGGCACGCAGTGGTTCCCGCAGGTCGCGCTCGTCGTCGAAGGTCAGGCCCGTGCTCTGGAGGATGTGGCTGACAGCATCGACGTCATCCGTGCGGCAGCATCGGGTGACGATGCGATCGTCGAAGAGGCGTCACGACGAGTGGCCGGGGGAGAGGCCGTGCTCGTCATCACAAGCGACCGTGGACTCCGTGCCCGTGTCGAGGAGATCGGAGCCCGCGTGCAATCCGCCGGCTGGTTGCGCGGAGTGCTCTCGGACTGA
- a CDS encoding GNAT family N-acetyltransferase produces the protein MVTITTEVATAARWDDVQHALTGGGDGASCQCIWPVLSNKDWNQTNTQQRTEMFRDEIDDGPPPGIIVYVDGEAAGWIRIGPRTRQARIPRTRMIAAATTEPFDDESVWAVTCFVVRREHRGIGLNGELLRAAVGFARDSGARVIEGYPVDTAGQKKRTNDLFHGTLGTFTAAGFTETAELKPGRTLVTMDLTR, from the coding sequence ATGGTGACGATCACGACCGAGGTGGCTACAGCGGCGCGGTGGGATGACGTGCAGCACGCCCTCACCGGCGGGGGCGATGGCGCAAGCTGCCAGTGCATCTGGCCTGTGTTGAGCAACAAGGACTGGAACCAGACGAACACGCAACAGCGCACGGAGATGTTCCGCGACGAGATCGACGACGGACCCCCGCCCGGCATCATCGTGTACGTCGACGGCGAAGCAGCCGGATGGATCCGCATCGGGCCACGCACCCGTCAGGCCCGCATCCCGCGCACGCGCATGATCGCCGCCGCGACCACCGAGCCGTTCGACGACGAGTCGGTCTGGGCCGTGACGTGTTTCGTGGTGCGCCGGGAACACCGCGGCATTGGGCTCAACGGCGAACTCCTCCGTGCCGCCGTCGGCTTCGCCCGCGACTCGGGTGCCCGCGTGATCGAGGGCTACCCCGTCGACACGGCAGGCCAGAAGAAGCGCACCAACGACCTGTTCCACGGCACGCTCGGCACGTTCACGGCCGCCGGCTTCACCGAGACGGCAGAGCTGAAACCAGGTCGCACCCTCGTGACGATGGATCTGACTCGATGA
- the cmk gene encoding (d)CMP kinase: MTTDFIAIDGPAGSGKSSVSKAVARKLGFGYLDTGSAYRALAWHVLDRGADTADAAAVIAAASDFPVRLGLDPDDRTVRVGETDVTDAIRETRVSGAVSGVARVPEVRAQVNELFRTLVAEAPYPAVVVEGRDITTVVAPDAPVRILLTAAPEVRAARRAGELAGENAEAVAAALYKRDASDSAVVDFLNAAEGVEVVDSTELDFPQTIDAVLTVIERLRGAHRG; the protein is encoded by the coding sequence ATGACCACCGACTTCATCGCGATCGACGGCCCCGCCGGATCGGGCAAGTCGAGCGTCTCCAAGGCCGTCGCCCGCAAGCTCGGCTTCGGCTACCTCGACACCGGGTCCGCCTACCGGGCACTCGCCTGGCATGTGCTCGACCGTGGGGCGGACACAGCAGACGCCGCTGCCGTCATCGCCGCGGCATCCGATTTCCCGGTGCGTCTCGGACTCGACCCCGATGACCGCACGGTGCGCGTCGGCGAGACGGATGTCACCGATGCGATCCGCGAGACCCGTGTGTCCGGCGCCGTGAGCGGCGTCGCTCGCGTCCCCGAGGTACGCGCGCAGGTGAACGAGCTGTTCCGCACGCTCGTGGCCGAGGCGCCGTATCCCGCCGTCGTCGTCGAAGGCCGTGACATCACCACGGTCGTCGCTCCCGATGCGCCCGTGCGCATCCTGCTCACCGCGGCGCCCGAAGTGCGCGCCGCCCGACGCGCCGGCGAACTCGCCGGTGAGAACGCGGAAGCCGTCGCGGCTGCACTGTACAAGCGCGACGCATCCGACAGCGCCGTCGTCGACTTCCTGAACGCCGCAGAAGGCGTCGAGGTCGTCGATTCGACGGAGCTCGATTTCCCCCAGACCATCGACGCCGTGCTCACGGTGATCGAACGACTCCGAGGAGCACACCGTGGCTGA
- a CDS encoding lysoplasmalogenase family protein codes for MPHRASISPLAWSFLPFIIVSVAHVILLATGSPLAGPTKLLLMPLLAVSVVTAASRLRPRSAMILLLAALLFSWLGDSVGALFPTAPELPLMLGFFGIAHLAYIALFARHLAQRPFPWWALVYAAWWIGMLVVLGPHTGGLLIAVAVYGLVLAGTAAFSARCHPLTATGGAFFLTSDTILAFRLFLPDSLPAWSNPAIMLTYTLGQGLIVAGALIALKKRGAA; via the coding sequence ATGCCGCACCGCGCCTCGATCTCGCCGCTCGCCTGGTCGTTCCTGCCGTTCATCATCGTCTCTGTGGCGCACGTCATCCTGCTGGCAACAGGCAGCCCCCTTGCCGGTCCCACGAAGCTGCTGCTGATGCCGCTGCTCGCGGTTTCGGTCGTCACCGCTGCATCCCGGCTGAGGCCCCGATCGGCGATGATCCTCCTGCTCGCCGCACTCCTGTTCTCCTGGCTGGGCGACAGTGTGGGTGCGTTGTTCCCGACCGCCCCCGAGCTACCGCTGATGCTCGGATTCTTCGGCATTGCGCATCTGGCATATATCGCGCTGTTCGCTCGCCACCTCGCGCAGCGCCCGTTCCCGTGGTGGGCGCTGGTCTACGCGGCATGGTGGATCGGGATGCTGGTCGTGCTGGGCCCGCACACCGGCGGCCTCCTGATCGCCGTCGCCGTCTACGGACTCGTGCTCGCGGGAACCGCGGCCTTCTCCGCGCGCTGCCATCCCCTGACCGCCACCGGTGGCGCCTTCTTCCTCACGAGTGACACGATCCTGGCCTTCCGCCTCTTCCTCCCGGACTCGTTGCCCGCCTGGAGCAACCCCGCGATCATGCTCACATACACGCTGGGGCAGGGACTCATCGTCGCCGGCGCACTGATCGCTCTGAAGAAGCGGGGCGCCGCATGA
- a CDS encoding RNA-binding S4 domain-containing protein has product MTGSVRIDSWLWAVRAYKTRSAATTACRAGHIRLNGDKVKAAQPVRVGDEVRIRIAGFDRILIVRQLLVKRVGAPVAALAFDDRTPEREPQAALGLRDRGAGRPTKRERRDIDKLRGRSEPESEIFRD; this is encoded by the coding sequence ATGACCGGTTCCGTACGTATCGACAGCTGGCTCTGGGCCGTGCGGGCATACAAGACCCGATCAGCCGCGACCACCGCATGCCGCGCCGGGCATATCCGCCTCAACGGCGACAAAGTCAAAGCTGCGCAGCCCGTACGAGTCGGCGATGAGGTGCGCATCCGCATCGCCGGCTTCGACCGGATCCTCATCGTTCGACAGCTGCTCGTCAAGCGCGTGGGGGCGCCCGTCGCCGCCCTCGCCTTCGACGACCGCACGCCCGAACGTGAGCCCCAGGCCGCGCTCGGACTTCGCGATCGCGGAGCAGGGCGACCGACCAAGAGGGAACGTCGCGACATCGACAAACTCCGCGGACGCAGTGAGCCGGAGAGCGAAATCTTCCGAGATTGA
- the der gene encoding ribosome biogenesis GTPase Der, which produces MEQLDEQLAEQRAETLRAGLADYDLDDEDAALLAGITMGEDGIQFMPALPVVAIVGRPNVGKSALVNRILGRREAVVEDTPGVTRDRVTYKAEWADRRFSLVDTGGWEPDARGIDRSVAMQAEVAIDLADVVLFVVDAMVGATSTDEHVVKLLRKSGKPVFLVANKIDDARQEPEAAALWSLGLGAPHPVSAIHGRGVADLLDALLKKLPEISAVAKAEIGGPRRVAILGRPNVGKSSLLNKAAGEERVVVNELAGTTRDPVDEIVELGGKLWRLVDTAGIRRRVHMAQGADFYASLRTSAALEKAEVAVVVLDVSETISEQDVRIIDLVLESGRSLVLAFNKWDRLNDDDLENADRRRYLEREIEQDLAHVAWAPRVNISAKTGRHLDKLVPALETALENWDRRIPTGKFNAFLAELVAEHPHPLRGGKQPRILFGTQASTRPPTFVLFTTGFLDPGYRRFIQRRLRELYEFDGTPIVINMRVREKRQR; this is translated from the coding sequence ATGGAGCAGCTCGATGAGCAGCTCGCAGAGCAGCGCGCGGAGACCCTGCGCGCCGGTCTCGCCGACTACGACCTGGATGACGAGGATGCCGCGCTGCTCGCCGGCATCACGATGGGCGAGGACGGCATCCAGTTCATGCCGGCGCTGCCCGTCGTGGCGATCGTCGGACGGCCGAACGTGGGCAAGTCCGCGCTGGTGAACCGCATCCTCGGCCGCCGTGAGGCCGTCGTGGAGGATACCCCCGGTGTGACCCGCGACCGCGTGACGTACAAGGCCGAGTGGGCCGACCGCCGATTCTCGCTGGTCGACACCGGTGGGTGGGAGCCCGACGCCCGCGGTATCGACCGTTCGGTGGCCATGCAGGCCGAGGTCGCGATCGACCTTGCCGACGTGGTGCTGTTCGTGGTCGACGCGATGGTCGGCGCCACGTCGACCGACGAGCACGTCGTGAAGCTGCTGCGCAAGAGCGGCAAGCCGGTGTTCCTCGTCGCCAACAAGATCGACGACGCGCGCCAGGAGCCGGAAGCCGCAGCCCTGTGGAGCCTCGGCCTCGGTGCCCCGCACCCGGTGTCCGCGATCCATGGTCGCGGTGTCGCCGATCTGCTCGACGCCCTGCTGAAGAAGCTTCCCGAGATCTCTGCCGTCGCTAAGGCCGAGATCGGTGGACCGCGCCGCGTCGCGATCCTCGGTCGCCCGAACGTCGGCAAGTCCTCGCTGCTGAACAAGGCGGCGGGCGAAGAGCGCGTCGTCGTGAACGAGCTCGCCGGCACGACCCGCGACCCGGTTGACGAGATCGTGGAGCTCGGCGGCAAGCTGTGGCGCCTGGTCGACACCGCCGGCATCCGTCGCCGCGTGCATATGGCGCAGGGGGCGGACTTCTACGCCTCGCTGCGTACCTCCGCGGCGCTCGAGAAGGCGGAGGTCGCCGTCGTGGTGCTCGATGTCTCCGAGACCATCAGCGAGCAGGACGTGCGCATCATCGACCTGGTGCTGGAGTCGGGACGCTCGCTCGTGCTCGCGTTCAACAAGTGGGACCGTCTGAACGACGACGACCTCGAGAACGCTGACCGCCGTCGCTACCTCGAGCGTGAGATCGAGCAGGACCTCGCGCACGTCGCGTGGGCGCCTCGCGTGAACATCTCCGCCAAGACCGGTCGCCACCTCGACAAGCTCGTGCCGGCGCTCGAGACCGCGCTGGAGAACTGGGACCGTCGTATCCCGACCGGCAAGTTCAATGCGTTCCTCGCCGAGCTCGTGGCCGAGCACCCGCACCCGCTGCGTGGTGGCAAGCAGCCGCGCATCCTGTTCGGCACCCAGGCCTCGACGCGTCCGCCGACGTTCGTGCTGTTCACGACCGGGTTCCTCGACCCGGGTTACCGCCGGTTCATCCAGCGCCGCCTGCGCGAGCTGTACGAATTCGACGGCACTCCGATCGTGATCAACATGCGCGTGCGCGAGAAGCGCCAGCGCTGA
- the scpB gene encoding SMC-Scp complex subunit ScpB yields the protein MTDDTSTGSVTADGGSVTAEGVNEDTVRETPLAERIEAILLIIDEPIGLVALAAAVGSPVPAVRQTIETLVEDYDGRGHGPRRGFELREVGGGWRLYVRDDHDDLVAEFVGGQAPARLSQAALETLAVIAYKQPVTRSQVASIRAVNVDSVVRTLLARGLITELFADSETGAINYGTTDALLQHLGINSLDELPPISPLLDDGADGFDEGTIR from the coding sequence ATGACCGATGACACTTCGACAGGCTCAGTGACCGCAGACGGCGGCTCCGTGACCGCAGAGGGCGTGAACGAAGACACCGTCCGCGAGACCCCGCTCGCCGAGCGCATCGAGGCGATCCTGCTGATCATCGACGAGCCCATCGGACTGGTCGCCCTGGCCGCGGCCGTCGGTTCTCCCGTGCCTGCCGTTCGGCAGACGATCGAGACGCTCGTCGAGGACTACGACGGGCGCGGGCACGGTCCGCGACGCGGGTTCGAGCTGCGCGAGGTCGGCGGCGGGTGGCGGCTGTACGTCCGCGACGACCACGACGACCTGGTGGCCGAGTTCGTCGGCGGTCAGGCTCCTGCTCGGCTGTCCCAGGCGGCGCTCGAGACCCTTGCGGTCATCGCGTACAAGCAGCCGGTCACCCGCAGCCAGGTCGCGTCCATCCGCGCCGTGAATGTGGACTCGGTCGTGCGCACGCTCCTCGCCCGCGGCCTCATCACCGAGCTCTTCGCCGACTCCGAGACCGGCGCGATCAACTACGGCACGACCGATGCGCTGCTGCAGCACCTCGGCATCAACTCGCTCGACGAGCTCCCCCCGATCTCTCCTCTGCTCGACGATGGCGCCGACGGCTTCGACGAGGGCACCATCCGATGA
- a CDS encoding segregation and condensation protein A translates to MAPSPDEITPEADTAVAPVAPVEETPEPPVDGFRVSLSNFDGPFDLLLNLISKHEMDITEVSLSAVTNEFIAYLKELDDDEELDQASEFLVVAATLLDMKVAGLLPQGELVDAEAVALLEARDLLFARLLQYRAFKEVSAWFARCLQREDRRHVRAVRLDEKHRRKTPELVWSLSVEDFAALALLAFAPKELPHVGLDHLHAPLVSIREQAAIVVTLLRSAESVSFRELVAGVSEPGIVVARFISVLELYRHAALSFEQLEPLGELTLRWAADTWSDETLASLGADYDR, encoded by the coding sequence GTGGCGCCGTCGCCTGACGAGATCACCCCTGAGGCCGACACGGCCGTCGCACCCGTCGCTCCTGTCGAAGAGACGCCGGAGCCGCCCGTCGATGGATTCCGCGTGTCCCTGTCGAACTTCGACGGCCCTTTCGATCTGCTGCTGAACCTCATCTCCAAGCACGAGATGGACATCACCGAGGTGTCGCTCAGCGCCGTCACGAACGAGTTCATCGCGTACCTCAAGGAGCTCGACGACGACGAGGAGCTGGACCAGGCGTCCGAGTTCCTGGTGGTCGCCGCGACGCTGCTCGACATGAAGGTCGCCGGTCTCCTGCCGCAGGGCGAGCTGGTGGATGCCGAAGCCGTCGCACTGCTCGAAGCACGCGATCTGCTGTTCGCCCGACTGCTGCAGTACCGTGCGTTCAAGGAGGTGTCGGCGTGGTTCGCCCGGTGCCTGCAGCGCGAGGATCGCCGACACGTGCGCGCCGTGCGGCTCGACGAGAAGCACCGTCGCAAGACTCCGGAGCTGGTGTGGTCGCTGAGCGTCGAGGACTTCGCCGCCCTCGCGCTGCTCGCGTTCGCCCCCAAGGAGCTTCCGCACGTCGGCCTCGACCATCTGCACGCGCCGCTGGTCAGCATCCGTGAACAGGCGGCGATCGTGGTCACGCTGCTGCGCAGCGCCGAATCCGTGAGCTTCCGCGAGCTCGTCGCCGGCGTGAGCGAGCCGGGGATCGTCGTCGCCCGCTTCATCTCGGTGCTGGAGCTGTACCGTCATGCGGCGCTGTCCTTCGAACAACTGGAACCGCTCGGCGAGCTGACGCTCCGCTGGGCCGCCGACACCTGGTCGGACGAGACACTGGCGAGCCTGGGAGCCGACTATGACCGATGA